The genome window CCGCGCAACCATGTccagccttcctcttccggcCGCGCCGCAGAAGGACACAGCTCGTCCGCATAActcaagtactactacttgggCAGTCCCGCCGCCCCCATATCAAGCGACAGGAAAACATTCGAAGCCTGTGGATCTGTCTTCTGATGCCACCCTCCCTGCTTCTGACCCTGCTCTTCAAGAAGACACGAGTGACGAACATACCAACCGTACTGTGCAACAGACTCTTGGACATCGATCGTCACCACTACAACCCATACATTCGTCACCACCTGTTGTACCTCCTCGTTACACTCGACAAGgaacccctccaaccccttcTCAAACCATCACTTCGGGATTAGTATCCATCACCAATAAGAGAAAGCAAACTGCAGTGAATGACAGCGGATACTTCTCGTCGCTAGAGTCCTCAGCTCTGCGACCAAACAAAGCTGGGCACATTCTGACTTCGGATCTAGACATAGACCCTCCACGAATCAAGCGTGGTCGggcagaggaagagatagCTCGAATTCGAAGTTCCTCACACGACATTAGCCCAAGTCACTGTGGCATCTTGAAGGACTCAGGATTGGTTGTTGGTTCATCACCCCTCCGTGGGGAATATATCAGCATGCTACCCCCTCCTATCACGCCGGTCATCAAATTCAAGAAACCCGCTAAGCCACCACCTTCAGTATCACCAAACACGAATCTACGGAACCACCGTAAAAAGATTCAACACATGGTCAATTCCCCGATAAAACATTTGGGACTCAACGATGAGGATCTTCCGTGGAGTCCAGCTTTCAATATCCAAGACGAAACGTTCACGCCGAGCGAAAATCTTCATACTGGCTTCGATGTCTTTGCGGATCCTGTTTCGGATAACATATCAACCCCAGCATACGGCTCGCCGGAGAAGCGGTCTATTAAGCGTACTCGATCAGACGCTGGCGGATCAAATGGCAATATACTGGCAGATATCACTTCATTGAATGCCAACAACAGGCTAGGGGTGCAGCCGTTGCAATCATCGACCAAAGCTAAaggccttcttttccccgAGTCGCCTTCCAAAGTGACTGACTCAGCACGTTATCTGGACTCTTCACATGAGGATTTCTTCTCGTTTCATCTTTTTGATGAAAGCCCAACAGAAATCGATGGCGTGGATATCCTGCAGGGATTTCAGAAGATCGGGGGTATGAGCAAGGAAGAATCGTCAAGATCGAAGTCATACCCACCGAGGCCTTCGTGCAGTCATCGGAGCAACACACCTCTGTTCTAAAGCCAGGAGGTTGGAGGCTTGGACGATGAAGGTAGAATTGAAGCCACAAAACAATAATGCGCAGCGAGCGCCTCGGGAAATTtgcattttctttcttgatgGCGTACTAATTTGGCAAATTGTCCGATCCAGCTGGTAGACAATGGGTTTTTCTGAGGGATAGGGGGAGGGGCGCATTTAATCTGTGTGTTTGTTTCATTTTTGAGCAGATGAGGTTGCTGGAGTTTAAAGGGTGGTTGGTAGTCGGTTATGACATATACCGGACCTGGAATGACCTTGTTACGACCTTTATGACGACATTTGGTAAGATGTACATGAGTATGTGATGTCTAAACGAACTCGAATTTCTGCTTTTTCGCTTGCGTGTCGTTTTAGTTTTTCTTTGCTTATGTCCCGGAATGTTTGAGGTGATTTACCAAGCACATATTCAAGTTAGCTTCCACTACAAGAGCGCACAGTTTGCATTGtttctgttatttttggAGTGTAAAAGAGCGTAGAAGCGTATTGCTTTCTAGTTTCAGAAAAGGTAATAAGGAGTTCAGGTATGTTCTGAATAATGAATAGAGCCTAGTGAGTTGGTGCCGAATGATGCGCGAAGCAagcagaaagggaaaagatgtTCGATAAGCAGCGTACGAGGAAACAGTACatggaaggaaaagatgTCTGAGGTCTCAATTCCTAACCTAACGCCGTACCAAAGAAAGGTCTAACCTGCATG of Aspergillus luchuensis IFO 4308 DNA, chromosome 7, nearly complete sequence contains these proteins:
- a CDS encoding forkhead box transcription factor (COG:K;~EggNog:ENOG410PHR6;~InterPro:IPR030456,IPR001766,IPR036390,IPR036388;~PFAM:PF00250;~go_function: GO:0003700 - DNA-binding transcription factor activity [Evidence IEA];~go_function: GO:0043565 - sequence-specific DNA binding [Evidence IEA];~go_process: GO:0006355 - regulation of transcription, DNA-templated [Evidence IEA]), yielding MSPTRSAPVTSRPSCGKAISKPRPRLEPSPLPLQPVEHVSAKDQSLNATTSTTHNASPAKVARSSSSLFSGHGSLGFVPITAPPAPEFTTDSPSKHPSFGYRHSAASSSMPQSALFTTFSTSSSGKHSPKDAQSSDEPNSDNFADFPEPSFIPKPMKRTLMDAAPLKERQTKKQKREEPSSMRLPEPHEMPPIEDDGTKPPYSYATLIGMSILRAPNRRLTLAQIYKWISDTFSYYKNSDPGWQNSIRHNLSLNKAFIKQERPKDDPGKGNYWAIEPGMEAQFLKDKPLRRATMSSLPLPAAPQKDTARPHNSSTTTWAVPPPPYQATGKHSKPVDLSSDATLPASDPALQEDTSDEHTNRTVQQTLGHRSSPLQPIHSSPPVVPPRYTRQGTPPTPSQTITSGLVSITNKRKQTAVNDSGYFSSLESSALRPNKAGHILTSDLDIDPPRIKRGRAEEEIARIRSSSHDISPSHCGILKDSGLVVGSSPLRGEYISMLPPPITPVIKFKKPAKPPPSVSPNTNLRNHRKKIQHMVNSPIKHLGLNDEDLPWSPAFNIQDETFTPSENLHTGFDVFADPVSDNISTPAYGSPEKRSIKRTRSDAGGSNGNILADITSLNANNRLGVQPLQSSTKAKGLLFPESPSKVTDSARYLDSSHEDFFSFHLFDESPTEIDGVDILQGFQKIGGMSKEESSRSKSYPPRPSCSHRSNTPLF